The genomic segment CGCTGGATCTGACCAGCCGCGCCATGCAGAAGGCCGGCCAAGGGTTTTACACCATCGGCTCCTCGGGCCACGAAGGCATGGCGGCGGTGGCGCATGCCTTGCGGCCAACCGACATGGCTTTCCTGCATTATCGTGACGCCGCCTTCCAGATCGCGCGTGCCGCGCAACTGCCCGGCCAGACCATCGCCTGGGACATGCTGCTGTCGTTTGCTGCTTCAAGCGATGATCCGATTTCGGGTGGCCGGCACAAGGTGCTGGGCTCGAAGGCGTTGAATATTCCGCCGCAGACTTCGACCATCGCCAGTCATCTGCCGAAGGCGGTGGGCACTGCCTATTCGATTGGTCTGGCGCGCCGGCGGCCGCCGGAGCATCAACAATTGCCCGATGATGCGATTGTCATGTGTTCGTTCGGCGATGCCTCGTCCAATCACTCGACGGCGCAGGGCGCCTTCAACACCGCGTCGTGGACGTCCTATCAGAGCATCCCGCTGCCGCTGCTGTTTGTCTGCGAGGACAATGGCATCGGCATTTCGGTGAAGACGCCACACGGCTGGGTGGGCGAAAATTTCAAGAACCGGCCGGGCCTTAAATATTTCTCGGCCAATGGTCTCGATCTCTATGAAACCTTTGCCGTGGCGCAGGAGGCGGAGCGCTATGTGCGCGAGCGGCGCAAGCCGGCTTTTCTGCATCTGCACACAGTGCGGCTCTATGGTCACGCCGGGGCCGATGTGCCGACCACCTATCTGAGCAAGGAGGAGGTGGAGGCCGAAGAGGCGAACGATCCGCTGTTGCATACGGTGCGGCTGCTGCACGAAGCTGGCGCGCTCACGCCGCAAGAAGCGCTCGCCATCTATCACGAGACGTGCGCGCGCACCGACCGGATCGCTGCTGAAGCGATCAAGCGGCCGAAGCTGAAGGATGCGGCTGGTGTCATGGCGAGCCTCATTCCCGGGCCGCGGCCGTGCCGGCCGAGCAATGGGCCGACCGAGGATGAGCGCGCCGCTGTGTTTGGATCGGACCTCGCCGCGATGACCGCGCCGCAGCCGATGAGCCGCCTGATCAATTGGGCGCTGGCCGACCTGATGCTGGAACATCAGGAGATCGTGCTGGCGGGCGAGGATGTCGGCCGCAAGGGCGGCGTCTATGGCGTCACGCAGAAGCTGCAGGCGCGCTTTGGCGCGGATCGGGCGGTGGACACCTTGCTCGATGAACAATCGATCCTGGGGCTCGCCATCGGGCTTGGTCAGAATGGCTTTCTGCCGATCCCGGAGATTCAATTTCTGGCCTATCTGCACAATGCCGAAGATCAGTTGCGCGGCGAGGCCGCGACATTACCGTTCTTCTCCGACGGGCAATACACCAATCCGATGGTCGTGCGCGTCGCCGGGCTCGGCTATCAGAAGGGCTTTGGCGGTCATTTCCATAATGACAATTCCATCGCTGTGTTGCGCGACATTCCGGGGCTTGTCATCGCCTGTCCCTCGAATGGTGCCGATGCGGCCCGTATGCTGCGCGAATGTGTGCGGCTGGCGCGCGAAGAGCAGCGGGTGGTGGTGTTCCTGGAGCCGATCGCGCTTTACCCGATGCGCGATCTCCATGCCGACAAGGATGCGCTGTGGATGAACCTCTATCCGCCGCGTCAGGAGGTGATCGCTCTGGGCGAGGTTGGCGTTCACGGCAGCGGCAAGGATCTGGTCATCGTCACCTTCGCCAACGGCACTTATCTCGCCCGCCAGGCGGAAAAGACTTTGCGCGCGCGCGGCATCGACCTGCGCATCATTGATCTGAGATGGTTGGCACCACTGCCCGAGAAGGCGCTGCTGTCGGCTGTGGCTGGTTGCCGCAACATACTGGTTGTCGATGAATGCCGGCGCACCGGCGGGCAGTCGGAGGCGCTGATCACCTTGTTCAACGAACACAAGAAGACCTCCATCGCGCGCATCGCCGCCCATGATTCCTTCATCGCCACCGGCCCTGCCTATGCGGCGACCCTGCCGTCGGCCGATGACATTGTCGAAGCGGCGTTGCGGTTGATGGAGGTTCCGGCGTGAAAACGGCTGTCGTCATCTGTCCCGGGCGCGGCACCTATAACAAGACCGAGCTCGGCTATCTCACGCACCATCACGCCGACAAGCGCGAGCTGTTGGCCGGTTTCGACGCGGTACGCACAGCCAATGGTCAGGAGACCGTGACGGACCTCGATGGCGCGGCGAGCTATTCGGCGACGCGCCACACGCGCGGCGATAATGCCTCGGCGTTGATCTATGCCTGCACTTACGCGGATTTCCTCGCCATTGATCGCAGCGCCATCAAGGTCGTGGCTGTCACGGGCAATTCCATGGGCTGGTATTCGGCCCTGGCTTGTGCCGGCGCGCTGTCGCCGCGCGATGGTTTTACGCTCGCCAATACGATGGGCACCTTGATGCAGCAGCGCCTCATCGGCGGACAGCTGATCTATCCCTTCGCTGACGAGACCTGGCGGATGGATCTCAACCGTCGCGCCGAATTGCTGGCGCTGATCCAGTCCATCGACGCGGAACCGGGGCATGATGTGGCTCTGTCCATCGATCTCGGCGGCATGCTGGTGATCGCCGGCAATGACGCGGGGCTGAAAGCGTTCGAACGCGCCGTGCCGCGCGTGCAGGAGCGCTTCCCTCTGCGGTTGGCCAATCACGCGGCGTTCCACACAGCTTTGCAGGCGCCGGTTGCGGCGGCGGGACGCGAGAAGCTGCCGCGCACGCCCTTCGTGCAACCGTCTCTGCCGTTGATCGATGGCCGTGGCGCGATCTGGTGGCCAGGCGCTGTGGATGCGGCCGCGCTCTATGACTACACGCTCGGCCATCAAGTGACCGCGACCTATGATTTTACCCAAGCGATCACGACGGCGGCGCGGGAGTTCGCGCCCGATCTCTTCATCATCACGGGGCCTGGCACGACGCTGGGTGGGGCCGTGGCGCAATCCCTGATCCGTGCGCAGTGGAAGAACATGGCGTCGAGAGCGGATTTCGAGACGACCCAGAAAGCATCGCCCGTGATTGCCGCCATGGGCATGGCGGATCAACGCGCAACCATCTCGGCGTAGCGTAGCGATCAGCAGAGACGGGATTGACTACCTGATCCGGCGCAGGTGGCAGACCTTCACCTTGCCGCCGCGTCCATCGGCGCGCCAGACACAGCCAGGATGGCGCGGCGTGCGATCATAGAGCGTGATGACAGCGCGGCGCTTGCGATTGAAGGTCTGGTTGGAAAAATCGTGTCCGCCGACCCGCACATTCTTGCCGAAGCGCACTTCGGCTGAGGCGGGGGAGACGAGCGGCGCTGAAGCCAACAGTGTTATCGCAAAGACGAGAAAGGTGGCGACGCAGAGCCGGCGTAAAGAGTTCATGGTTTGAAATCTCTTCGGCTTGAAATCTCGTCAATTTGAAACGTCTTCGAGCCGTTCACTCAGCTCGATCACTCAATGGATTCTTGCCAGGGTGCTGGGATCGTCGCGTGAAGCCACTGCGCATACCATCATGACGGGCCTCTGGGAGAACCCGTCATGGAAGAATTTTCGAACCTCACAGGCCACCTGGCCAGCCCTTTGGCGCTCTGCGTTGCGTTAAACGGGATTGGCGCCCGGCGTTCCGCACTTGGCGAATTTGCCCTTGGCGTCCTTGCAGCGTGTGGCTGAAGCGGGTGCCGGCGCCGGACATTTGATGAACTTGCCCTTCGGATCCCGGCATTGCTCTGCCGCATAGGACATCGAGGGAATGGTGAACGTCGCCGCAGTGGCAATGGCAAATGTAAGCGCGAGGATATTCTTCATCGGCACCTCCTCTTCATGCGACCCAGTCCGAGTCGTCGGCGTGATGATATACCTGGGGGGCGCTGTTGCCACTGTGTGTTCAACGATCGGTTCCAAGCATCCTTGCGATCCGCCCCGGTGTGAGGGGGGGGGACGCCAGAAGAAGGCTTTGGGTGCCCGGTTGGACGTCCAGCGGCCGGAGTGGTGGTTAGAGGGAGGCACGTTTCTATAATAATCGATAATATAGTAATTTACTCTGAAATTCGAAATCTGAAGAAAGATTAACAATGCGGGTGCGATATTGGTGCGCGGTTGACAGTGTGCTGGAATTTGCCAATTCGCGTTAGAATCCGTCGTCGGTCCACTGTCTCACAGATTGGTTCTCTGTGGTGTGGCGGGTGTTTAGGTTGTGGGCCCTTTTGCATTCTCTTACGATCAGAATGGGACGTCTGCGAATCTTGGGTTGCTGATTTTATGGGCGTTAATTCAATAACTTACGATTGTGCGGCTCCCTTTTGGGACACGCTTGACCCCGCATACCGTCTTTGCAATGCATTCAAGTAGAGAATCAGTTATTCCTCTGCGCGCAGGGGGGGCGATGAGCTGGTTTCTACAAACGCCGGATAGTGCAAGTCCGAAACTTCTCAAAAATATAATGGACCAATGCGGACCTGCCGAAAGAGGCGGCGCTGCTTTCGCGTTCGCGTCTGCTCAAGGCGTGAAGCTCCTCGGTGCTGAACCGATGTTCAGCAAATTCCTCAAGGCCTCCGAATTCACCATCATCGTAGGCCTCGATGCGATCACAGATACGCGCGCGGTCGATGAGTTGCGGAAACTGAGCAAAAGCCATCCAAATTTTAAGCCTAAGCTCTTTCTTCATTCCATGGGCGGCTCACTCTTCCATCCAAAGACGATGTGGCTGAAGACCTCGAAGGGTGGCGTCATCATCACAGGCTCCGGCAACCTCACATCTGGCGGCCTCAAGTCAAACTGGGAGGCGACTGCTGTGCAGACGCTTACACCTGCGGAGATTGCCGAGGCGGTGAAGAGCTGGGACGCCTGGCTTAAGACGCACAAGAACCAAATCGTCGATCTCGACGACGGGAAAGCAATCGAAAAAGCCAAGGCGAATGAAGTCGTGCGATCGAGGATTAAGAAGGTGCTTAAGAAGCCTGGTGCCGAAGAGGAACCGGCTGACCAAGAAGTCGATGCGATCGCAGAGATCGTTGAAGACATCGAGGATGATTTCTCACTCAATCCGGTCTTAATTGCTGAAGCACCTGGCGGTGGGCGGTGGAAGCAAGTTGGATTCAGTTTAGAGGCGTACGAGCAGTTCTTCGGAGTGACTCTTGGAAAGAAAAAGCACGTCCGATTTTACCAGGTCAATTCAGACGGCAGCCTAGAGCCCGTCGAGAACAGCGAGTCTGTCGCTGTGAAAAGCAAGAATTACCGTTTTGAAATTAGGGCAGCGCAAGGGCTGCCGTATCCCAAAAAGGGTCATCCGATCGTCGTGTTTGAAAAGATCAGTGACTCCGATTTCAAATATATTCTCAGGATGCCTGGAAATCCGGAGCACACGTTGATCCAGGATTTCTTGGATAAGAACTACAGCAAGTCGCGGGCGAAGCGAAGAATCCAGATCACTGCCGGCGATCTTGAGAAGGTCTGGCCTACTGCACCCTTCTTCCACTAACGACAGAGAAAGAGCATTTCAGCTTCGGTGGATGCGTCAATGTGAAGACGGGTAGCATTCAGCTTCATGTGGCTGAACTTTCCCGTTGAAATCGTTTCAACACTTTCAAAGTATCGGCTGGCGAGCGTCATAATTTGATCCACGGTCATTACGCGCGGATGTGCGTCGCTGTCGGATGCATACGGCGAATAGGAAAGCACGAGCGGTGCTTTCAATGCTTGCACGCCAGCACAGAGCTTTTCAAATGCAACAGGTGCCTTGGACTTAATGCAGAACGGTGATTGATGTCGATCAGCCCTATACATCCCTCGGCTGAATGTTTCCGTGAGCGCACGGATGCGCGTCGTCGAGACGCCGGGGTTGTCCCATAGGCACATTGTTTCCAGCACATGATAGAAGCGGCTGTAATGGTCGCGCGTGTAAGGGGGGTCCGCATATACCACGCCTACCTCGCCTGTGATCTGCGCAAGTGCATCAGCGTAGTCCCTGCGAATGACCTGATGTTTTCGCGTGGCTTTTGGCAGCGAGCGATACCGGTTGAGCCATAGCCCGAAGAGCTCGAACACATCAATGGAACGGTCGCGGACGATCTTTGCGATCAAATTCCGCTTTGGCTTCCCTTCCGAATTTCGCGGCTTGATTGGTTGGGCAAAGTGCTTGCCCACCGTGTTCACAATTTCGCTCGCGGTACTGATGATGGCTGCCAGCAAAAGATCCCGCTCCGCTCCTTTCGCTACGTGAGCAATGGTCAAGAGTGCGTCGAGGTGGGTCGCTTGCCGGTATGAAAAGAACAAGCCGCCATAGAAGCGGAGGACTAGTGTCGTCCGGCTTTCCACGTCAATGAGTTTGCGGGTCCACTTTTGGGCATGCTCGAAATCAGGCCGGACGGCTGGTCGGCCTGATGCTACAAATGCCACCATCGAAGCGTGCTCAATTAGCTCGCATATCGGTTCATGGTCGCCGCGTTGCGCCTGGGCAAGACAAGCTTCCTCGTACTCAATGAGGGGAGCCGCAGCCGCTTGGGTTCCGATGGCTTGTTCGTCTACTCTGGCGATGAATTCTCGAGCGGTTTTCTCTGCGATCGTGGCGGGTAGCAGGATCGCCGAACAGAGGACGCGGGAATATTCTTGAATATCGATCGAGATCACGTCGCGGGTCGCCGCCGCAGCGGCTGACACCGTGCCGGAACCGGAGAAGAGGTCTACCAGGCGGCCTCGGTTTGGGTCCACTTGATCAAAAGCTAGACGCAAAGGCTCGACCAGCCGGAGCTTGCTGCCCAAATAGTGGATTGGGCGCCAAACTTCTGCAATAGGTTCGTTATCGTCGATCGGGAGCCGAAGCTGAGGCTTGTTCATTCGTCCAGAATCAATATGATTCGCTACAGAGTGCGTCAACGCTGGCGACTCCGACGCAGCTTTTCGGGCAGGTTATCCCCATGTTGACAGACTTGCAGGCCACTCTGGAAGCCAGAGCTGAAGGCGGAGCGCCTCTTTCGATCTCTTTCCAGTCGGTGAAAGGCCTTTCGTCGGGTGGCGACACCGATAATGCGATCATCCAGGGCGACAATAGCGACGCTTTGGAACTCTTAAAGCTTCGATACGCGGGGAAAATTCGCTGTGCGTACATTGACCCCCCCTACAACAACCAGGAACGGTACAACCACTACGCCGATAATCAAAGCCATGAGACTTGGCTTGCGGAGATCGTGGCGAGCGTAAAGAAAATCAAACCGCTACTCCGGCCGGATGGAAGCATCTGGATTTCAATCGACGACCGGCAAGTTCACTATCTCAAAGTCGCGCTCGATGAGGTATTCGGAAGAGAAAATTTCGTCACTACAATTGTGTGGGAACAGCGCACCACGCGTGAAAATCGAAAAGTCTTCTCGAACAACCACGAATATTTGCTCGTCTACTCGACCGACATTCGCAAGTTCAAAGACAAGCGCGGGCTGCTCGATTGGGACGATGAGGTCCTCTCTCGTTTCCGGAACCCAGACAACGATCCTCGCGGACCATGGCAGTCGGTCTCCGCAAACGTCCAGGACGGGCATGCGACGAAAAGCCAGTTCTATGATGTGATCGCTCCAAATGGCCAGCGACATAAGCCGCCGAAAGGCCGATGCTGGGTCTATAACGAAGTACGTATGAAGCGGGAGATCGCTGACAATAACGTATGGTTTGGCAAGCATGGCGATTGCGTGCCACGTCTTAAACGTTTTCTCTGCGACGCGCGTCGTGGCTTTACTCCGCAGACTCTCTGGCCCGCGAACGAGGTCGGCACGAACGATCAAGCAAAAAAGCATTTGCTCGAACTCTTTCCGCGTCAGGCTGTCTTCGACACACCGAAACCTGAGGCGCTTATTCGACGCATCCTTTGTATCGCGAGCGAGCCAGGGGATTTGATTCTCGATGCATATCTTGGCTCGGGCACTACCGCCGCCGTCGCGCACAAAATGAGCCGTCAGTA from the Beijerinckia sp. 28-YEA-48 genome contains:
- a CDS encoding alpha-ketoacid dehydrogenase subunit alpha/beta, whose product is MPRSIIVHENFARRIAALDFPPGPPPAAGLSPAEAVGLYRAQCLSRALDLTSRAMQKAGQGFYTIGSSGHEGMAAVAHALRPTDMAFLHYRDAAFQIARAAQLPGQTIAWDMLLSFAASSDDPISGGRHKVLGSKALNIPPQTSTIASHLPKAVGTAYSIGLARRRPPEHQQLPDDAIVMCSFGDASSNHSTAQGAFNTASWTSYQSIPLPLLFVCEDNGIGISVKTPHGWVGENFKNRPGLKYFSANGLDLYETFAVAQEAERYVRERRKPAFLHLHTVRLYGHAGADVPTTYLSKEEVEAEEANDPLLHTVRLLHEAGALTPQEALAIYHETCARTDRIAAEAIKRPKLKDAAGVMASLIPGPRPCRPSNGPTEDERAAVFGSDLAAMTAPQPMSRLINWALADLMLEHQEIVLAGEDVGRKGGVYGVTQKLQARFGADRAVDTLLDEQSILGLAIGLGQNGFLPIPEIQFLAYLHNAEDQLRGEAATLPFFSDGQYTNPMVVRVAGLGYQKGFGGHFHNDNSIAVLRDIPGLVIACPSNGADAARMLRECVRLAREEQRVVVFLEPIALYPMRDLHADKDALWMNLYPPRQEVIALGEVGVHGSGKDLVIVTFANGTYLARQAEKTLRARGIDLRIIDLRWLAPLPEKALLSAVAGCRNILVVDECRRTGGQSEALITLFNEHKKTSIARIAAHDSFIATGPAYAATLPSADDIVEAALRLMEVPA
- a CDS encoding DNA adenine methylase; this encodes MNKPQLRLPIDDNEPIAEVWRPIHYLGSKLRLVEPLRLAFDQVDPNRGRLVDLFSGSGTVSAAAAATRDVISIDIQEYSRVLCSAILLPATIAEKTAREFIARVDEQAIGTQAAAAPLIEYEEACLAQAQRGDHEPICELIEHASMVAFVASGRPAVRPDFEHAQKWTRKLIDVESRTTLVLRFYGGLFFSYRQATHLDALLTIAHVAKGAERDLLLAAIISTASEIVNTVGKHFAQPIKPRNSEGKPKRNLIAKIVRDRSIDVFELFGLWLNRYRSLPKATRKHQVIRRDYADALAQITGEVGVVYADPPYTRDHYSRFYHVLETMCLWDNPGVSTTRIRALTETFSRGMYRADRHQSPFCIKSKAPVAFEKLCAGVQALKAPLVLSYSPYASDSDAHPRVMTVDQIMTLASRYFESVETISTGKFSHMKLNATRLHIDASTEAEMLFLCR
- a CDS encoding site-specific DNA-methyltransferase, with translation MLTDLQATLEARAEGGAPLSISFQSVKGLSSGGDTDNAIIQGDNSDALELLKLRYAGKIRCAYIDPPYNNQERYNHYADNQSHETWLAEIVASVKKIKPLLRPDGSIWISIDDRQVHYLKVALDEVFGRENFVTTIVWEQRTTRENRKVFSNNHEYLLVYSTDIRKFKDKRGLLDWDDEVLSRFRNPDNDPRGPWQSVSANVQDGHATKSQFYDVIAPNGQRHKPPKGRCWVYNEVRMKREIADNNVWFGKHGDCVPRLKRFLCDARRGFTPQTLWPANEVGTNDQAKKHLLELFPRQAVFDTPKPEALIRRILCIASEPGDLILDAYLGSGTTAAVAHKMSRQYIGIEKGDHAATHCVERIRKVIAGEKGGISAELGWTGGGAFHFYKLDQQEDRSKIAGAARARKTLAKPRGRKAN
- a CDS encoding ACP S-malonyltransferase, whose protein sequence is MKTAVVICPGRGTYNKTELGYLTHHHADKRELLAGFDAVRTANGQETVTDLDGAASYSATRHTRGDNASALIYACTYADFLAIDRSAIKVVAVTGNSMGWYSALACAGALSPRDGFTLANTMGTLMQQRLIGGQLIYPFADETWRMDLNRRAELLALIQSIDAEPGHDVALSIDLGGMLVIAGNDAGLKAFERAVPRVQERFPLRLANHAAFHTALQAPVAAAGREKLPRTPFVQPSLPLIDGRGAIWWPGAVDAAALYDYTLGHQVTATYDFTQAITTAAREFAPDLFIITGPGTTLGGAVAQSLIRAQWKNMASRADFETTQKASPVIAAMGMADQRATISA
- a CDS encoding phospholipase D family protein, giving the protein MSWFLQTPDSASPKLLKNIMDQCGPAERGGAAFAFASAQGVKLLGAEPMFSKFLKASEFTIIVGLDAITDTRAVDELRKLSKSHPNFKPKLFLHSMGGSLFHPKTMWLKTSKGGVIITGSGNLTSGGLKSNWEATAVQTLTPAEIAEAVKSWDAWLKTHKNQIVDLDDGKAIEKAKANEVVRSRIKKVLKKPGAEEEPADQEVDAIAEIVEDIEDDFSLNPVLIAEAPGGGRWKQVGFSLEAYEQFFGVTLGKKKHVRFYQVNSDGSLEPVENSESVAVKSKNYRFEIRAAQGLPYPKKGHPIVVFEKISDSDFKYILRMPGNPEHTLIQDFLDKNYSKSRAKRRIQITAGDLEKVWPTAPFFH